From Toxotes jaculatrix isolate fToxJac2 chromosome 1, fToxJac2.pri, whole genome shotgun sequence, a single genomic window includes:
- the bnc1 gene encoding zinc finger protein basonuclin-1 gives MRMAEAICCTLVNCNCDSFKPGKLKRRQCENCKHGWVAHALSKLKVHHMYQSSQVEIVHSNVVFDICSLMLYGTQAIPIRLKILLDRLFSVLKQEEVIQILNALDWTLQDYIRGYVLQDVAGKVLDRWAIMTFEEELATLQQFLRFGETKSIVELMALQDKEGQAVLVPSTRTNSDIRTFIERNTPRTAANLPASKVEKLSGNSMHHFENFINSMAFMLPFQLLGSVPAPFLGSPAGTLQQQHQQHQQHQQHQQPCCGSMEQQSQRRDDQGRDGLGRDNPLPLSRPPESSLLGSSSVSFTTDLDRSGDKTMDSLSTTTKIEAEEFSTSDNYSDGPSTPCTPSMSSDVTQMSPEGKLRSLDRNGSSGGGVSGGGGGGGSLKKGRVFCNACEKTFYDKGTLKIHYNAVHLKIKHKCTIEGCNMVFSSLRSRNRHSANPNPRLHMPMNRNNRDKDLRGSMSADENSQGEKRPEYGTPIPVCSAESHKSVPSYMVSHVDAGSKLHSSSFPSMGQSGILFPNLKTVQPVLPFYRSLVTPAELANTPGTLPSLPLLSSSVPIKPITAPEPCMTDPVPKKKSRKSSMPIKIEKEAVERDEQMDKGSSSEDEVPLQGRDQEECDGTRGEGHMRTSQAGEEKEERGAYTGEEKERESPKHLFDQTLDREMTERNDKDDGLRQAETGVITCASSPFENRLMENHCDNNSLCQEPNGNEERADRERANLLHTADKMSELKWEDGEHRLTNGGALQLIDRDREGSDGCVDDYGDSGLSHFDPDADLPHHCEICRKTFKNPYSVKMHYQNVHLKEMHMCTVDGCNAAFPSRRSRDRHSANLNLHHKLLTKESFSPASTLYPPSSHCRERDSFGLDYCQDQRDRDLPHRDPTSHTSVIFRGRNRMGLVFPMSKMCAVPDSAEASPLGEMEGLGGGGEGGGSGEDGAVLDLSTTSSAPPRGSGSARSSWDSDGAGSEEGEGIEEGEDTLPMEDSDESCDGIGMGRPGAEELAVGGERTLGCVGGGQGGLQGGGGGSPITCHVCQKVYSNKGTFRAHYKTVHLRLLHKCKVPGCDTSFSSVRSRNRHSQNPNLHRNLAVSSGATMDLE, from the exons CCCTGAGCAAGCTTAAGGTGCACCACATGTACCAGAGCAGCCAGGTGGAGATCGTGCACTCCAATGTGGTGTTCGACATCTGCAGCCTGATGCTGTACGGCACCCAAGCCATCCCTATTCGCCTCAAGATCCTCCTGGACCgccttttctctgtcctcaaGCAGGAGGAGGTCATCCAGATCCTCAATGCTCTTGACTGGACGCTACAAGACTACATACGAGGATACGTGCTCCAG GATGTAGCGGGTAAGGTGCTAGACCGGTGGGCCATCATGACGTTCGAGGAGGAGCTTGCCACGCTGCAGCAGTTCCTACGTTTCGGTGAGACCAAGTCCATAGTGGAGCTGATGGCTCTGCAGGACAAGGAGGGCCAGGCGGTGTTGGTTCCCAGCACCCGCACCAACTCAGATATCCGCACTTTCATCGAGCGCAACACCCCACGCACTGCTGCCAACCTCCCCGCATCCAAAGTTGAAAAGTTAAGTGGCAACAGCATGCACCACTTTGAGAACTTTATCAACAGCATGGCCTTCATGCTGCCATTCCAACTGTTAGGCTCTGTTCCTGCACCATTTCTGGGCTCACCAGCAGGgacgctgcagcagcagcaccagcaacaccagcagcaccagcaacACCAGCAGCCATGCTGTGGGTCAATggagcagcagagtcagagacGAGATGATCAAGGGAGGGACGGTCTCGGGAGGGACaaccccctccctctttcacGTCCTCCAGAGAGCAGCCTGCTAGGTTCCAGCTCTGTCTCGTTCACTACTGATCTAGACCGAAGCGGAGACAAGACAATGGACAGCCTCTCCACCACCACTAAGATTGAGGCAGAGGAGTTCTCCACTAGCGACAACTACTCAGATGGACCATCCACGCCCTGCACACCTTCCATGAGCTCCGATGTAACACAGATGTCACCCGAAGGCAAGCTGCGCTCCCTGGACAGGAATGGGAGCAGTGGTGGAGGGGTCTCAGGGGGCGGTGGGGGCGGAGGCTCTCTGAAGAAGGGGCGTGTGTTTTGCAACGCCTGTGAGAAGACGTTTTATGACAAAGGCACACTTAAAATCCACTACAACGCAGTGCACCTGAAGATTAAGCACAAGTGCACCATCGAGGGCTGCAACATGGTGTTCAGCTCACTGCGCAGTCGCAATCGCCATAGTGCCAACCCAAACCCGCGGCTACACATGCCCATGAACCGCAACAACCGTGACAAAGACCTGCGGGGCAGCATGTCAGCTGATGAAAACTCTCAAGGAGAAAAGAGGCCTGAATATGGCACCCCCATCCCCGTGTGCTCTGCAGAAAGCCATAAATCAGTGCCCAGCTACATGGTGAGCCACGTGGATGCTGGCTCCAAGCTCCACAGTAGTTCATTCCCCAGCATGGGCCAGAGTGGCATCCTCTTTCCCAACTTAAAAACAGTACAGCCAGTCCTGCCTTTCTACCGCAGCCTAGTAACTCCAGCAGAGCTGGCCAACACCCCAGGAACACtaccctcccttcctctgttgTCCTCCTCAGTACCCATCAAACCCATCACAGCCCCTGAACCCTGCATGACAGACCCTGTACCAAAGAAAAAGTCACGGAAGTCAAGCATGCCAATAAAGATAGAGAAGGAGGCAGTGGAGAGGGATGAGCAGATGGATAAGGGGAGCAGCTCTGAGGATGAGGTTCCTTTACAGGGCAGGGACCAGGAGGAGTGTGATGGAACCCGAGGAGAAGGTCACATGCGCACAAGTCAAGctggggaggagaaggaggagaggggggcttacactggagaagagaaggaaagggaaagCCCCAAGCATCTGTTCGATCAAACTTTagacagagaaatgacagagaggAACGACAAAGATGATGGGCTGAGGCAAGCTGAAACAGGAGTAATCACCTGTGCTTCGTCCCCCTTTGAAAACAGACTGATGGAGAACCACTGTGACAACAACTCACTCTGTCAGGAACCCAACGGCAACGAAGAAAGGGCGGACAGGGAGCGTGCAAACTTACTGCACACAGCTGACAAAATGTCCGAGCTCAAATGGGAAGACGGTGAGCACAGGCTGACTAATGGGGGCGCTCTCCAGCTCATAGACCGCGACAGGGAGGGATCTGATGGCTGTGTAGATGACTATGGCGACTCAGGGTTGTCTCACTTCGACCCAGACGCTGACCTGCCACACCACTGTGAAATCTGCAGAAAGACCTTTAAGAACCCCTACAGCGTCAAGATGCACTACCAAAATGTCCACCTGAAGGAGATGCACATGTGCACAGTGGATGGCTGCAATGCTGCCTTCCCCTCCCGCAGGAGCCGAGACAG ACACAGTGCAAATTTGAACCTCCACCACAAGCTACTGACCAAAGAATCATTCAGCCCAGCCAGCACCCTGTACCCGCCCTCATCCcactgtagagagagagactcttTTGGCCTGGACTACTGCCAGGACCAGCGGGACAGAGACCTCCCCCATCGAGACCCAACCAGCCACACCTCCGTCATCTTCCGTGGACGCAACCGCATGGGCCTGGTTTTCCCTATGAGCAAAATGTGTGCTGTGCCAGACAGTGCCGAGGCCTCGCCCttgggagagatggagggattaggaggaggaggagaaggtggtgGAAGTGGGGAGGATGGGGCAGTCCTGGACCTGAGCACCACCTCCTCTGCCCCACCTCGGGGCAGCGGCAGTGCACGATCTTCCTGGGACTCAGATGGAGCCGGCAGCGAGGAAGGGGAAGGGATTGAAGAGGGTGAGGACACACTCCCCATGGAGGACAGTGATGAAAGCTGCGATGGGATTGGCATGGGAAGGCCTGGGGCAGAGGAGTTGGCAGTTGGGGGAGAGAGGACCCTTGGCTGCGTTGGGGGAGGACAAGGCGGGCTTcagggaggtgggggtggatCTCCGATAACCTGCCACGTCTGCCAAAAGGTCTACAGCAACAAGGGCACATTCAGAGCCCATTACAAGACTGTCCATCTACGACTGCTGCACAAGTGTAAAGTCCCTGGCTGCGAtacttccttctcctctgtgagAAGCAGAAACAGGCACAGCCAGAACCCAAACCTCCACAGGAACCTAGCTGTTAGCTCAGGTGCCACGATGGACCTGGAGTAG